From the Hoplias malabaricus isolate fHopMal1 chromosome 13, fHopMal1.hap1, whole genome shotgun sequence genome, the window GACTGTGAATGAATATGAGGAGGTTTTCTTAATGCAGTGATGGTTCAGTGtaaataaatctataaatatACCAGTATATacatttccaattgatttcaaaTCATTTTCTTTTAGCTGTGATGTCAAAGCCCTGTTTAAATGTAAAGAAAGTTAGCACCATCCACCTTGTATCAACGAGTCATAAAAATAACTCTATGATCTTCCATGATGCTTTTATGATCGCCAGCGTGAGGTAAACATGCCAATGGCAAATATAAACCACACATGAACACAGTGTTCGGGTTCTTTCCTCCCCACGTTTATGAGCCGAGCAGGAATGCTTTGAATGTATTGTTTGGTTGTGTTTACGAGACTATAATGCCTTAATGACTTTCTGCTGCCGTTTCCACATGTCCCGACAGCCCAGCGCACATCTCTGAGCCGCAGCGTTCGCAGGGACTTGGTGCTGCTTTGTGCATGGGGCTTTGGGGAAGAATTATTTCTTTGGGCAAAGGAAAATGATCGGTGAATTTTGGGAACTGTGCCAAATTTTATTGGGATCATATTAGATCCTGACACTGCAATTTTCTGTCTCTCCACAGGGGGAGCTCCACTTCAGGCCCAGTAATtaaaagaggaggaaaaaagcaatgaatatatacatttctaAATATACAAACCTACTGGTCTGACCATTCTGCAATAACGGAAGGAGAAAGAAGACAAGACGGAGGACTGAGGAAGAAGGggaaaagacaaaaaacaaacaaataagaaacTTAAGGACAAAAAGACGTGACGAATGTATGACGTAGAGAGGGAAACGAACACGGACTGGCGCCGGATGACTGTTTTTATCTTTTGCTCTAGCGTTCTCCCGTCCCTTTTCTTTCTGTCCGTGCCGCTGGAATGTGCGTACATGTGTCTCAGTCGTTCATTCTGTGCCGAGTCGGTTCCTCCCCACGTCTTTGGTTCGGACTTGAATGATATCGCCGTGCTGTTGGGACCGTACCATTCCAGAGAAAACAAGAGGGTGGGGGTTATATTGCAGACCTGTGCCACCATCATTTCCCACCGTACTTGGGACGTGGgtgtttacattacattattagtGTAGCATGCTCAGAAGGGCTTAGCAGGCTGATCTTGTCTTATACAGCCAAGAGCCGAAACATTAAGACCACCTGCCTACTATGCTGTTGATCCCAGAGAAGTGTATGGAGGTGTGTGGTATCTCGCAGTCTCGAAATCAGCCAGAttctgctccatagagtgggtcctccACATGGGGGTGGGGTCAGTATAACGACTGTTAAAGAGGTCACTGCCATCGCCAAGGAACCAACATTTATGTCTCGGGGGTCTCAGAGTCCTGGGCGGATTCTTATCCTTTGGTCGCtgtctgtggagtgtggtgtgtgctctctgtgtctgtgtgggtgtcctccgagTGCTTCAGTCTCCTCCAACGGTCCGAGAGGGACTGTATGAcgttgtccacaagtgtgtgtaagtgactggatgagtgtgtggagctctgtccagggtttgttcctgccctgagcccagtgattcggggtaggctccggaccctccgtgaccctgaacaagacgaatgaatgaatgtatgaatgaatgtagttaTCCGGGCTGGAGTGTAATGAACTCCTGGTGAAAGTCTGACAGCTCACAATGGTAAAGGCAGGTAGCAAAGATTTTTCTATTTGGAACTTCAACTATTTTTATAGGCAGGTGTTCATAATGTAATGGCTCAAGGGTGTATTAGAGCCACTGGTCTGTTACAACAGACACTAACGCTCTTATTCTTCCTCTCCGTCTAAGACAAACCTGGAGGTGTAAAGCAATACGGTCAATACTTGGTTTCTGCGCTGCCCCAGCGACTGTAGAACGGCCACAGGTCTGACCGTCTCCATCATCTCAACTGTAGACTAGGACACGTCCCGCCAGTGTCGGGatgaggagagggagggagggatagagagagagatatagagagagagaacgaattGGTTCtagagagagaagagcaggATCCTAATGGACAGATTCACTTTAAGCCATAACGGAGGACAAggagtgaaaaaaaagaaaaataaacaaagaggaGGCAGAAAGACGGTGGGTGTTAAGCTTCTGTGTTGCGATGCATGTCCAACATCAAGATGACAATGAACTAAAACCTTTTATAGTCAATAAGACGatgtgaaataaacaaacaaaaataaaagattgtgtgtgtacatttaaaCGTGCGACGAGGACGAGAGCCTGGGGAACaatttgtaaaatgtgtgtattttcatttttatttttgattttttatgataactatatttattttctttatgtatgtatttatgtatgtattgaATAACTGTATGTACATGTTGATTTAATACTTAATGACTGTAATTTGATTTAATCTCGGTTAAAGCGTAAATATGAGGGCGGGGGAGGGAcagaacaaaaaatatttaaaaaaaaaacaacatggtCATTGAAATATGCTACTTGTATGTGTacattttgagaaaaaaaattgtgttatgattaaaaaaatatgacaTCACTGGGGATGAGGAGGAgtaggaggaggatgaagatgaagtCTGTGAAACAGCCCACAATGAGGCTGAAGAAAATGGAGAATatgaaaatacaataaaataaagtggTCCTAATGGTGCCCCtggtcatgtgtgtgtgtgtgtgtatacacgtGTGTATTCTGATATGTGTTCTAACGTTTGTAGACACTTATGGCCACCTTTCTCCCAAGACAAACATGAGCTGCCCATGAGCCCAAGGTaatcatgcccaatgccaagtgtcggtTAGAGTCGTGTAACACCCTCAGCAGTGGgctttggagcagtggaacggtgttctctagagtgatggagctccttcCAATAGTTCTGGCATGTTCTCAAGCAGTGCTTGcaatccagagctaatcatcagacatcctgacctcactgacaccctcaaatcctcacagcaatgttcccacATCTTCTGTAATGCCTTCCCAGAAaggtagaagctgttactgcagcagaacCGGGAAATATTTCTGATAAATGCCCTTGAATTGAAGAAACGTTGGATGTATCACTGGTGAAGTTAATACAGGTGAGGAATCATACACTGCCTTTGGTACTTGGTCATTTAAAAGGAgacattatttacttattatttacTTCTCCACAAGGGAACATAGTTCTGCATCTTAATGAAAAgtttgtgacctgctttgggCAAAATACCACATGGAACAAGCCCCACAGCCACATTCTcctctgtgtaaacagccctgttcagaatgactgccttcagcgcctgttcctttaaatgaccttgagctgctcactgttcaccccgaccccgagcgcacagcagtaaacagtgaggagcagaagctctggtttttagctgttttcactcggTTCTCTTTTTCtacgtttttactcagtgctcttatttctcagcgctcatttctttttcttctgtccTACGCTGTAATTGGACAGAATCCAACAAGGGGCGGGGCAATACTAacatctctgcacttgacgtcagaaacAAAGCAGATACTCCAGATATGCACACGTGCGCATGAACGAATGATTTTTCCATTGTACAAAAGGAAACactaaaaataacaaattcaTCATAATTCTTTATTATAAGTCTTTTCTTATCAGTCTTATCCTGCCTACTGCTATTGCAAACCATGtctatacatataaatataaatatctattctattatatatgtattttttatcaTGTGGTCTGTTCTTATTGTAGATATTGTCATGGGGGACCCACAGGTGTGTCTTAAGTTACCCATAGATCCACCCCGCTGACGTTGTTTGGTTGGTTCAGGTTCTGCAGGGTTCAAGGCAGCCCCTCACTTAAGGTCAAGGCCACCATGTTCTTCCAGGTTCCCCTTAAGTTCTTTGGGGTCAGAAGAATGGATCTGTGGTAGCACAAGAGCAGCGGGTTCACCCATGACAGAAACAACACCATCTCTTACAGCAGTAAATAATAAACTGGGTTTTATGGCAAGTCTCTTGCATCTGATCCAAGACCAAAGATGCAGCTCTAAAATCATCCACTAGAGGGACTTTTCCAGCGCTCTGAGACCAGCAGTCCTTTCTGAGCTTTTaatctataaatatatacataattacaTACTTACATACGTGGATGTGTTTTACGTGTGGaacatttacaaagaaaatatattaatatcacACGTCCTCATGCGTACATACTAATCAACAAGTAATAACTTACAGTCTGCATATAATAGACATgtaacacaacaacaaaaacataacaTCACGCACTGAAATCACAACTGTGACAGAAGAGCAGATCCGGAACTGAGGTTTGTGTcgttttaaagaaaatgtttggcaAAAAAAATCCAGTCTGCATAATCCTGCCCCTCCCCATCGTATCCTCAATGTAGTCATTCAGCCCACACTTTCATGCTTCTTTAGTTTAGCACTGCAGCTAATGTGCTAACAAgcaatggaacacacattcctGCTGAAAATCTGATCACATTAACCTGTAATAGCTTCTTCCTGATGGTGTCCATCAGTCCTTACAGCAACATTCCTGATGGATTTGTTCACCACTAATAGTTAagaaaaaattaagaaaaaaaaatggggaTGAAGACAACATTGCAGAAACATCTTGAAGCCTGACTTTTGTCAGAGACCACAAACTCTGGTGACTGTAGGGGGCGTAAGAATCCAACCCTGCGAAGGGACAACTACACATGTTTGATTATTTGCCAAACTAGTCCTTTTAATGTCTGCAGTAAATACACTGGCCTACAGAGTAACAGATGATGTAGACTCGAGGGAACGAGAGTGGCAGACCAACACTGTCTGCATAGAAACAGCATCGGTCTCACAGCTGTAGCTACAAGGAATTTGCCACAAATAGTAATCTCAGATTTGCATATTCATACATTACACAGTCATTttactgacccctagtggcatGGACATATAAGAGGATCTGTTCTGGATATTTTGAAAAGCATGGCAaccccatgtgggggacccattccatggagcataaactggaaTCTTCAACTCATgggaaaatgttttataaatatttacttttgATGGTTAAAAAAACCCAACTGATTGCTCTTTAACGTATTAAAAACAAAGTCCAATTTATGCATCTTATGCTAAACTAACAGTTACTTCAAAGTTTAACAGTAAAATGGGGGTAAGCTGCCCATACTTGCATACAATCTAGTCACTTTGCAATTCaattttagttctgttctctttTTGTCAATAACAACATTTACATTGTCAAGTGTGAACCTAGcctacacattcattcattcatattctgtagcTGCTTCATTGTGTTTAGGGTtttggtgagtccagagcctacctggaatcactgggtgcaaggcaggaacacacactacTGGCCTGTTTCAGCATTTAATAAGTTTAAGCTCAAATGTAGACATGAAAGTGAGTTCAGTGTAAATTTTCATAAGAAATGTTGAAATACTAAGGTaatattgcattaaaaaaagattGGGATTGCAGCACAATAAACACAGACAGTGTTTTGAGTGCACCGGTATGGGCAATTTTGGGGCAATTTATTTTCTACTTTAACTTAGTCCCTTTCTGCCAACAGTCTGAACACTTCTCAGCTGTGCGAGTCATGGATAACACCTGTTTATGTCACCTCCCTTCAGTGGCATATAACTTGATTGGGTCTGATACAGATCTTTAAGAACTGATAGGGACATCCCTAGTAGCTACGcctttgtattttttgtatatttgtatCTTGTATTCATCAGTCTTTGCCTTTCCCTCTGCCTACAGAGAAAGACggagagagatggacagagatTTCCTCTCATCTGGTCCCTTGTCCCTGCCATTGGTTCTTGTGGGTTTTCGACTTCAGAACACACACGCAAGATGAGTCTATGCGGATCCAGGTCCAGAACATTCTTACTTGGCCTTCCGTGGTGAAGCCCTTCACGTACGCCTTCACGTACGCATCTTTAGTCCGACATTCGCTCACCCAGTGCTTCTTGTCCACTCCCAGGCATTCCCCCCCAGCCAAGCCATGCTCCCCGGACAACTCGCTGTTTTTAGGTTCACGACACTTGGTCTCATAGAAGAGCTGACTCATTTTGCCCCTCTTGGTCTCAAAGTCTATCACTGTGACATTTCGCGACCTGAAGTCCGTGGCCGTCTTCCTGTCCGTCCACTTGCTGACAGACTCGCATGCAGCTCTCTCCCGTCCTTCCAGTCCTGCATGCCTTTTGTGGCGAGCCACGTTGCGAGGGTTCTGGGAAGAAATTGATGGCGAGGGTTCGACAGTAGCTGAGAGACCCAGCAGCAGGTTCCTGTAGAACTCACTGTCACTGGCGTGGCTTGGTACGGCAGCATTGTCCGACTTTGTCCTGTCGACATCCCTGATGCTGTGctcttcttcttcatcctcaTCCTTTTCCTGTTCCTCCCCAGGAAAGAGGCCTGACTCCAGAAGGAGCTGAAGAGGAGGGTGTTtgggaattgtaggggaggtgGTAAACAGGACTCTGGGATTGGAGCCAAGCAGCAGCAGTTCTTCATCATCCTGCAGGGCTTCATTGAATCCCAAGTCCAAAACTTCCGTGGGCATCAAACTTCTTTTGCTTCCCTTTTCATCAGAGCCATATGCAGGGGGCAAGTCTAGCAGCTGCTGATTCACCATGGAGTTCTCCTGGATATCCTGGTCTTTCAGCAAGGTTTTTGTGTCCTGAGTTCCATCACTGTCCTGATCTTTCAGCAAAGTCTTCTGATTATGCCCATCTTCCAAAGCAACCTTCTTATCTTTAGTCCCATCATTAACCTTATCTTGTAGCAATGTCTTCTTACCCTGAATTCCTTTGTCCCTGTCTTTCGACAGGGTGATCCTACCCCGGGTTCTGTCATTGTCCCTTTCTTTCAACATGTTCTTCCTGACTCGAGCAACAGCTCCCTCAAAAATACCATCCTCCCGAAACCGGACACCTTGAGGTTTGTAGTCCATATGAAGGTGAATGTCCTGCAAAGCGGTATCCACTTGACCTTTTAGTCCTTGGGGTCTGAGGCCTGCTCGATCTCCTGTCCTTGCTGAGTGTCCTCCTGCTGCCAGTGTCTCCTGGCTTTGCTTCCTTTGAGATAAAGGCTCCTTAAATGAAGAAGTTGCCAAGTTGTCCTTCAggttgtgtgtgtctgcagtTCTATGTGGAGCGCTTTCTGTGTTGTTGGCACTGGAGTTGAAGTCCTGATGAGAGTCGTCCGAGTCATAGCCCACAGACGAACTGGTTCTGATATTGTTGCCAGGCTCCATCGTTGTGGAAACAAGCCTGGGCAAAGGACATCTAAGGAAGAGCAGGGCCGAGGCGATCACCATGGCAACCAGGGGAAGCCAGTGCATCACTCCCAAGACGTATCAactggaaaaaaagagaaagaggtcaAAAGAGAGCGAGGGAACATAGGAGACGGAGGTTTTAAAATGTTGCTATAAAATGCTATTTGTCGGAGAAAATCTGGGCACATTTCCAtccgacaaaaaaaaaaaaaaggtgcaaTAACCATAAAGCTTAAATGGCTATAGCCTTACAGTTCTGGCACACACCAGTgggaagaaaacaacaaaactgtaAGTGGAATAACAAGAAAACTTtggaaacaaacacagctaAGTCAGCTACTTACGGTGGTAATTCTACACATATTGCCAAGGCCTAAACCAAGGACTAGACTATTTCAAGATGTGAACACACAATACATTATTTGTCAGAGAATAAACCATCTGAGCATGGGATCTGTCCTGCTTTTGGCGAAAGAAAATACAGATTGTTATGTTGTGATTTTACAGTGCTACGGCTTCTTTAAATACTTGTCTGTTAAGTTCAGGCCTAATAGTTTCCAAGGAGCTGCATAACTTGGCAAGGCACACTAAGCCAGTGCCATGAGATAAACATGCAGCATGGCCGCAGTCT encodes:
- the LOC136665017 gene encoding uncharacterized protein, with the translated sequence MHWLPLVAMVIASALLFLRCPLPRLVSTTMEPGNNIRTSSSVGYDSDDSHQDFNSSANNTESAPHRTADTHNLKDNLATSSFKEPLSQRKQSQETLAAGGHSARTGDRAGLRPQGLKGQVDTALQDIHLHMDYKPQGVRFREDGIFEGAVARVRKNMLKERDNDRTRGRITLSKDRDKGIQGKKTLLQDKVNDGTKDKKVALEDGHNQKTLLKDQDSDGTQDTKTLLKDQDIQENSMVNQQLLDLPPAYGSDEKGSKRSLMPTEVLDLGFNEALQDDEELLLLGSNPRVLFTTSPTIPKHPPLQLLLESGLFPGEEQEKDEDEEEEHSIRDVDRTKSDNAAVPSHASDSEFYRNLLLGLSATVEPSPSISSQNPRNVARHKRHAGLEGRERAACESVSKWTDRKTATDFRSRNVTVIDFETKRGKMSQLFYETKCREPKNSELSGEHGLAGGECLGVDKKHWVSECRTKDAYVKAYVKGFTTEGQVRMFWTWIRIDSSCVCVLKSKTHKNQWQGQGTR